A region of Burkholderiales bacterium JOSHI_001 DNA encodes the following proteins:
- a CDS encoding putative translation initiation inhibitor, yjgF family (PFAM: Endoribonuclease L-PSP), with amino-acid sequence MQAQALLPDGWKRPRGYANGVATTGRQVFVAGMIGWNEREQFETDDFAGQVRQAFQNIVAVLAAGGAQPRHIVRMTWYVLDKREYLAALPEVGRAFRDLVGHYDIAMTAVQVAALIEDRARVEIEVTAVVPE; translated from the coding sequence ATGCAAGCCCAAGCCTTGTTGCCCGACGGCTGGAAGCGTCCACGCGGTTATGCCAACGGCGTGGCCACCACCGGCCGCCAGGTCTTCGTGGCCGGCATGATCGGCTGGAACGAGCGTGAGCAGTTCGAGACCGACGACTTCGCCGGCCAGGTGCGCCAGGCCTTCCAGAACATCGTGGCCGTGCTGGCGGCCGGCGGGGCGCAGCCACGGCACATCGTGCGCATGACCTGGTACGTGCTGGACAAGCGCGAGTACCTGGCCGCGCTTCCCGAGGTGGGCCGCGCCTTCCGCGACCTGGTCGGCCACTACGACATCGCGATGACCGCGGTGCAGGTGGCCGCGCTGATCGAAGACCGGGCGCGGGTGGAGATCGAGGTCACCGCCGTCGTGCCCGAATGA